A stretch of the Streptomyces sp. NBC_00654 genome encodes the following:
- a CDS encoding gluconokinase, GntK/IdnK-type — protein MLIVGMSGSGKTTVGQLLAERLGCSYRDADEFHSATARAAMAAGQALTDTDREPWLDAISAWLDHEIAADQPAVVTCSALKRAYRDRLLRGRPEVRLVYLHGTPELNRSRLSDRRGHFFPESLLESQIAAFEEPEPDERPLVVEIDRPPEAIVAALVSLLHREPADVRAFHGRAEGFTAAAPGSPTGEQWTLRGKGQRAVVVQLGAALRHYEADGLTLLDGFASDAPITGGRGQLLVPWPNRIGGGRYHFAGTDLQLPLTEPGKGNAIHGLVRWVPWQLHARSEESLRLGTLLRPQPGYPFLLDVTAEYRLGPAGLDVMVSATNVGDGPAPYGVGQHPYLTLGTGLVDTVLLTVPARDRFLSDDRGLPTGQEPVEGSDVDFRAARPIGSRQMDTAFSLDRVDGDVSVVRLAHPSGTHGVDVRLGEGVRYVQIYTGDSLPETERRRGVAVEPMSCPPDAFRSGLGLDVLEQGATHVLRWGLTAWQAS, from the coding sequence GTGCTGATCGTCGGTATGTCCGGCTCCGGCAAGACCACGGTGGGCCAACTGCTGGCCGAGCGGCTCGGCTGTTCCTATCGGGACGCGGACGAGTTCCACTCCGCGACAGCACGGGCCGCGATGGCGGCCGGGCAGGCTCTCACGGACACCGATCGCGAGCCCTGGCTGGATGCCATCTCCGCATGGCTGGACCACGAGATCGCCGCGGATCAGCCGGCGGTTGTTACCTGTTCCGCCCTCAAGCGCGCCTACCGTGACCGGCTTCTGCGCGGGAGGCCTGAAGTGCGTCTGGTGTACCTGCACGGCACACCGGAGCTGAACCGCTCCCGGCTCTCAGACAGACGAGGACACTTCTTCCCGGAGAGCCTGCTGGAGAGCCAGATCGCCGCTTTCGAGGAACCGGAACCGGACGAGCGTCCGCTGGTGGTGGAGATCGATCGACCGCCGGAGGCGATCGTCGCCGCGCTGGTCTCGCTGCTGCACCGCGAACCCGCAGACGTCAGGGCATTCCATGGGCGCGCCGAGGGATTCACTGCAGCCGCTCCCGGCAGCCCGACTGGTGAACAGTGGACCTTGAGAGGGAAGGGGCAGAGAGCAGTCGTGGTCCAACTGGGCGCCGCCCTGCGCCACTACGAGGCGGACGGCCTGACCCTGCTGGACGGCTTCGCCTCCGACGCCCCCATTACCGGCGGGAGAGGTCAACTGCTCGTCCCGTGGCCCAACCGCATCGGCGGCGGCCGCTACCACTTCGCCGGAACGGACCTGCAACTCCCGCTCACCGAACCGGGGAAAGGCAACGCGATCCATGGCCTCGTACGCTGGGTCCCGTGGCAGTTGCACGCCCGAAGCGAGGAATCACTGAGGCTGGGTACGCTTCTCCGTCCCCAACCGGGCTATCCCTTCCTGTTGGACGTGACCGCCGAGTACCGCCTGGGGCCCGCCGGCCTCGACGTCATGGTTTCCGCGACCAATGTGGGGGACGGGCCCGCGCCCTATGGCGTGGGGCAGCATCCGTATCTCACGCTCGGCACCGGCCTGGTCGACACGGTTCTGCTGACCGTGCCCGCACGGGACCGCTTTCTCAGCGACGACCGGGGCCTGCCGACCGGCCAGGAGCCCGTCGAAGGTTCGGACGTCGACTTCCGTGCGGCACGCCCCATCGGATCCCGACAGATGGACACCGCCTTCAGCCTCGACCGCGTCGACGGCGACGTGTCCGTGGTACGGCTGGCGCACCCTTCGGGGACTCACGGAGTGGATGTCCGGCTCGGCGAAGGCGTTCGATACGTGCAGATCTACACGGGTGACAGTCTGCCGGAGACAGAACGCCGACGGGGCGTCGCGGTGGAGCCCATGTCCTGCCCCCCGGACGCCTTCCGTAGCGGCCTCGGCCTCGACGTACTGGAGCAGGGTGCCACCCATGTACTCCGATGGGGCCTCACGGCATGGCAGGCGTCATGA